In one Novosphingopyxis iocasae genomic region, the following are encoded:
- the smc gene encoding chromosome segregation protein SMC: MRLKKLRLAGFKSFVEPAELRIEPGLTGVVGPNGCGKSNLLEAIRWVMGENSPKSMRGGGMEDVIFAGTATRPQRQFAEVSLLAEIGEDTAGPISADGGEIEVVRRIERGAGSAYRANGRDVRAKDVALLFADASTGAHSPALVSQGRIAAVIAAKPAERRMMLEEAAGIAGLHARRKDAEQKLRGAETNLQRVDTMLGDMDTRAGTLRRQAKAAMRYKALSAEILQAEAMLIHVRWRDARRAAEAARAEADAAEAKAKQAAQRRERLQIDRHGAAKALESARERQGRAREEAARIDSRLASLRAERAQLGARIEDLRRQSEQIEEDLTEEDRRGRDAVERLEALRVSVAEVGTELTRLEEERPALERELDAADRAARENELALAKARAELARIDADRQVANAARAAAERRLAEVDADRQRTQTALAELPDIAALKQALTEAEAQIASHKKAAADADAQWDAAREERETARLAADEMAQTLSAARSRLAGLRGEAKAIEQALASQKGGGKRAVDAVRAEPGFETALAAALGDDLHAALEAGAARYWGGAPSHEDAGPEGAERLSDHVEAPAALGARLSQIWVVEQDHGQPLALGQRLVTRTGLMRRWDGFIATVPAAGDLAEQLVRRNRLRELGTLTESQQTEITELERRETQIAEQRGQIDEVIAGARQRVRAAEEAEREAKRERDRAEGRIERSEGLSADLEARISANAERRGEAEQQLADAQGALAQLPDDAALRERTGELERSGDTLRDLLRTRQAGLSALDQSIAATRERRAGTQADIRSHESRKSDAVERQSALAKRRKDTARQLDTIADRPDQLDEEIAGLEREASGATQALASHESEFTQSDEKLRALEAELAEAEEALSGAREERAGAAARADNQELRRAEMVRIASERFQCAPQALPQVHDFDASEDRDALEISAQLEKLQASRERIGPVNLVADSELEELTAEIGTSRAEADELAQAIARLRGSIGSLNREGRQRLLAAFEAVNGHFQRLFTTLFEGGAAHLELIESDDPLEAGLEIMAQPPGKKLAALTLLSGGEQALTAVALIFGLFLTNPAPICVLDEVDAPLDDANIERFCGLLERMTQETETRYLIVTHNAVTMSRMDRLFGVTMMEHGVSRLVSVDLNAAEELLAAE; this comes from the coding sequence ATGCGCCTGAAGAAGCTTCGCCTCGCCGGTTTCAAAAGCTTCGTCGAACCCGCCGAACTGCGCATTGAGCCGGGGCTGACCGGCGTCGTCGGCCCCAATGGCTGCGGCAAATCGAACCTGCTCGAAGCGATCCGCTGGGTGATGGGCGAAAACAGCCCGAAATCCATGCGCGGCGGGGGCATGGAAGACGTGATCTTCGCGGGCACCGCCACCCGCCCGCAGCGCCAGTTCGCCGAGGTTTCGCTGCTCGCGGAAATTGGCGAAGACACCGCTGGGCCGATCTCCGCAGACGGAGGCGAGATTGAGGTCGTGCGCCGCATCGAGCGAGGCGCAGGCTCCGCCTATCGCGCCAATGGCCGCGATGTACGCGCAAAGGACGTGGCGCTGCTGTTTGCCGATGCCTCCACCGGAGCGCACAGCCCCGCGCTCGTCAGCCAAGGACGCATCGCCGCGGTGATCGCCGCAAAGCCTGCCGAGCGGCGCATGATGCTGGAAGAAGCAGCCGGAATCGCCGGCCTTCACGCGCGCCGCAAGGATGCCGAGCAAAAATTGCGCGGGGCCGAAACCAATCTGCAGCGCGTCGATACCATGCTGGGCGATATGGACACGCGCGCCGGAACGCTGCGGCGGCAGGCCAAGGCGGCGATGCGCTACAAGGCCCTTTCGGCGGAAATTTTGCAAGCCGAGGCCATGCTGATCCATGTCCGCTGGCGCGATGCCCGCCGCGCGGCGGAAGCAGCGCGTGCCGAAGCGGACGCTGCTGAAGCGAAAGCGAAGCAGGCGGCGCAGCGGCGCGAGCGGCTGCAGATCGATCGCCACGGCGCGGCCAAGGCGCTGGAGAGCGCCCGCGAACGGCAGGGCCGTGCGCGCGAAGAAGCGGCTCGGATCGATTCGCGCCTCGCCTCCCTGCGTGCCGAGCGCGCCCAGTTGGGGGCGCGGATCGAAGACCTGCGCCGCCAGAGCGAACAGATCGAGGAGGATCTGACAGAAGAGGACCGGCGCGGGCGCGATGCGGTGGAGCGGCTGGAGGCGCTGCGCGTCAGCGTGGCGGAGGTGGGCACCGAGCTTACCCGGCTCGAGGAAGAGCGCCCCGCACTGGAACGCGAACTCGACGCCGCCGACCGCGCCGCGCGCGAGAACGAGCTGGCGCTCGCCAAGGCACGTGCCGAGCTGGCCCGGATCGATGCAGATCGGCAGGTCGCGAACGCCGCGCGCGCGGCGGCGGAACGGCGGCTGGCGGAAGTGGATGCGGATCGCCAGCGCACGCAGACCGCTTTGGCCGAACTGCCGGACATCGCGGCGCTGAAGCAGGCGCTGACCGAAGCGGAAGCGCAGATCGCGTCGCATAAAAAAGCCGCGGCGGATGCGGATGCACAGTGGGACGCCGCACGCGAAGAGCGTGAGACTGCACGCCTCGCCGCGGATGAAATGGCGCAGACCCTATCCGCCGCGCGCTCCCGCCTGGCAGGCCTTCGCGGCGAAGCCAAGGCGATCGAACAGGCGCTCGCGTCCCAAAAAGGCGGCGGCAAACGCGCGGTCGATGCGGTGCGCGCCGAACCGGGCTTTGAAACCGCGCTGGCAGCGGCGCTGGGGGATGATCTCCATGCCGCGCTGGAGGCAGGCGCGGCGCGGTACTGGGGCGGCGCGCCGTCGCACGAGGATGCCGGGCCGGAGGGTGCCGAGCGACTGTCCGATCATGTCGAGGCCCCCGCCGCGCTGGGCGCACGCCTGTCGCAAATCTGGGTTGTGGAACAAGACCATGGCCAGCCGCTTGCCCTAGGCCAGCGGCTGGTGACGCGCACTGGGCTCATGCGGCGTTGGGACGGCTTTATCGCCACCGTTCCCGCAGCGGGCGACCTTGCCGAGCAATTGGTGCGGCGCAACCGGCTGCGCGAACTGGGTACCCTGACCGAAAGCCAGCAGACCGAGATCACCGAGCTGGAAAGGCGCGAGACGCAGATCGCCGAGCAGCGCGGGCAGATCGACGAAGTGATTGCCGGTGCCCGCCAGCGCGTGCGCGCTGCCGAGGAAGCGGAACGGGAAGCAAAACGGGAGCGCGACCGGGCGGAAGGCCGTATCGAACGCAGCGAGGGCCTCAGCGCCGATCTGGAGGCGCGCATTTCCGCCAATGCGGAGCGGCGCGGCGAGGCCGAGCAGCAATTGGCCGATGCGCAAGGCGCGCTCGCGCAACTGCCCGATGACGCAGCGCTGCGCGAGCGGACAGGAGAACTCGAACGGTCGGGCGACACGCTGCGCGATCTTTTGCGCACGCGGCAGGCAGGCCTCTCCGCGCTGGACCAGTCGATCGCCGCCACCCGTGAGCGCCGCGCCGGGACACAGGCCGACATCCGATCGCATGAGAGCCGCAAGAGCGATGCCGTGGAGCGCCAGTCCGCGCTCGCAAAGCGCCGGAAAGACACCGCCCGGCAGCTCGATACGATCGCCGACAGACCCGATCAGTTGGACGAGGAGATTGCAGGTCTCGAACGCGAGGCGTCTGGGGCAACGCAGGCGCTGGCGAGCCATGAGAGCGAGTTCACCCAGTCCGATGAAAAGCTGCGCGCGCTCGAGGCTGAGCTGGCCGAGGCGGAGGAGGCGCTGTCCGGTGCCCGCGAAGAGCGTGCGGGTGCGGCTGCGCGGGCGGACAATCAGGAACTGCGCCGCGCCGAAATGGTTCGCATTGCCTCCGAACGCTTCCAATGTGCGCCGCAAGCACTGCCGCAGGTGCATGATTTCGATGCGTCCGAAGACCGCGACGCCTTGGAAATTTCGGCCCAGCTGGAAAAGCTGCAGGCTTCGCGCGAGCGGATCGGGCCGGTCAATCTGGTCGCCGACAGCGAACTGGAGGAGCTGACTGCCGAGATCGGCACCAGCCGCGCCGAGGCGGACGAGCTGGCCCAGGCGATCGCGCGACTGCGAGGATCGATCGGCAGCCTCAACCGCGAAGGCCGCCAGCGCCTGCTCGCCGCCTTCGAGGCGGTGAACGGCCATTTCCAGCGGCTGTTCACCACGCTGTTTGAAGGCGGCGCGGCGCATCTGGAGCTGATCGAGAGCGACGATCCGCTGGAAGCGGGGCTGGAAATCATGGCCCAGCCGCCGGGCAAGAAGCTGGCGGCGTTGACGCTGCTTTCAGGGGGCGAACAGGCCCTGACTGCGGTCGCCCTGATCTTCGGCCTGTTCCTCACAAACCCCGCACCGATTTGCGTGCTGGACGAAGTCGATGCACCGCTGGACGATGCCAATATCGAACGCTTTTGCGGGCTTTTGGAAAGAATGACCCAAGAAACCGAAACGCGCTATTTGATCGTGACGCATAATGCGGTGACGATGAGCCGGATGGACCGTTTATTCGGTGTCACCATGATGGAACATGGTGTGAGCAGGCTCGTCTCGGTGGACCTCAACGCTGCTGAGGAATTGCTCGCAGCGGAGTAA
- a CDS encoding thioredoxin domain-containing protein, which translates to MIKPTIALATLTLALAACSGGSGDSGSTSGEPVAAVAAPSGSSWTETVAKTNDGGFLMGNPNAPIKLVEYGSRTCPTCAKFDSEGMEPLKKNFISTGKVSYEFRDYPVHGALDLAPSLLGTCVEPSAFFPMLDQMMANQQTFLDKTGDLPQQQLQAVENDPGKVATIIAKGLGYLDFVKARGLSEPQAIACLQDPARIKALSDSAEKGSSEFQVGGTPTFILNGKKIDANSYQGVSEALMAAGAR; encoded by the coding sequence ATGATCAAGCCGACCATCGCCCTCGCCACGCTCACCCTCGCGCTCGCGGCTTGTTCCGGCGGAAGCGGGGATAGCGGCTCGACCAGCGGTGAACCGGTGGCCGCGGTAGCGGCGCCGAGCGGCAGCAGTTGGACCGAGACGGTCGCCAAGACGAACGATGGCGGCTTCCTGATGGGCAACCCCAATGCGCCGATCAAGCTGGTCGAATATGGTTCGCGCACCTGCCCCACTTGCGCAAAATTCGACAGCGAGGGCATGGAGCCGCTGAAGAAAAACTTCATCTCCACCGGCAAGGTCAGCTACGAATTCCGCGATTATCCGGTGCACGGCGCGCTGGATCTGGCGCCCAGCCTGCTTGGCACCTGCGTGGAGCCGTCGGCCTTTTTCCCGATGCTGGACCAGATGATGGCGAACCAGCAGACCTTCCTCGACAAGACGGGCGATCTGCCGCAGCAGCAGCTGCAGGCGGTCGAGAACGATCCGGGCAAGGTCGCCACCATCATCGCCAAGGGCCTGGGTTATCTCGATTTCGTGAAAGCGCGCGGCCTGTCCGAACCGCAGGCGATCGCCTGCCTGCAGGATCCGGCGCGAATCAAGGCACTGTCCGACAGCGCGGAGAAGGGCAGCAGCGAATTCCAGGTTGGCGGCACGCCGACTTTCATCCTGAATGGCAAGAAGATCGACGCCAACAGCTATCAGGGCGTTAGCGAAGCGCTGATGGCCGCCGGCGCCCGCTGA
- a CDS encoding thioredoxin domain-containing protein, translated as MTIKNALATAPFALAIILAGCGNQDAPESEAKAATPAAAATGDSAVPSAKPTRAAGQEWSDVVVKTPEGGYAMGDPDAPVTLVEYGAVTCSHCAAFEQSAFAPMKKDYVDSGKVRFELRNFILSPFDIPITLLTQCEGPDRYYPLTEAVFGEQEALMQPAIQLSQSNPQALQDAMNAPLNERFYNLGKAMGVVDFFASRGVSEQKAKACLSDQSAIEQLVATTEKGVSDGVTGTPTFFLNGEKIQTDKWAEMKPRLDAALGAQ; from the coding sequence ATGACGATCAAGAACGCTCTGGCCACCGCCCCCTTCGCGCTGGCGATCATCCTCGCCGGTTGCGGCAATCAGGACGCGCCCGAGAGCGAAGCGAAGGCGGCTACGCCTGCCGCCGCGGCGACCGGCGATAGCGCCGTGCCCTCCGCCAAGCCCACCCGCGCCGCCGGGCAGGAGTGGAGCGATGTGGTCGTGAAAACGCCCGAGGGCGGCTATGCGATGGGCGATCCCGACGCGCCGGTGACTCTTGTCGAATATGGCGCGGTCACCTGCAGTCACTGCGCCGCGTTCGAACAGTCCGCCTTCGCGCCGATGAAAAAGGACTATGTCGACAGCGGGAAGGTGCGGTTCGAGCTGCGCAACTTCATCCTGAGCCCGTTCGACATTCCGATCACGCTGCTCACGCAGTGCGAGGGGCCGGATCGCTATTATCCGCTGACCGAGGCCGTCTTCGGGGAGCAGGAAGCGCTGATGCAGCCTGCCATCCAGCTCTCGCAGAGCAACCCTCAGGCGCTGCAGGATGCGATGAACGCGCCGCTCAATGAGCGCTTCTACAATCTCGGCAAGGCCATGGGCGTGGTCGATTTCTTCGCATCGCGCGGAGTGAGCGAGCAGAAGGCCAAGGCCTGCCTGTCCGATCAGAGCGCGATCGAGCAGCTCGTCGCCACCACGGAGAAGGGCGTGAGCGACGGGGTGACCGGGACGCCGACCTTCTTCCTGAACGGCGAGAAGATCCAGACCGACAAATGGGCTGAGATGAAGCCGCGCCTCGACGCCGCGCTCGGCGCGCAGTAA
- a CDS encoding DsbA family protein, with the protein MRLRSLFALTSLALAAPLLAAAAPQPQKAASQKTVTPVTITPIGGHLLGSPKARTKIIEYASYTCPHCAMFEAEGAPVIKANYVRRGLASFELRNLIRDPVDLTAALLARCGPTSRFFANHELIMRNQPVWLSAAQTSTPGTRKSWFEGSYGERMGEIAKDTGLYKLMLSNGYTAAQLNSCLSDEAAQKTVAAMTEDAQKQGVKGTPSFMLNGKLLDGVYSWQALKPLLPAS; encoded by the coding sequence ATGAGACTGCGTAGCCTGTTTGCCCTCACCTCCCTCGCCCTTGCCGCGCCCTTGCTGGCCGCTGCCGCCCCGCAGCCCCAAAAGGCTGCATCCCAGAAAACCGTCACTCCGGTCACGATCACGCCGATCGGCGGGCATCTGCTAGGCAGCCCCAAGGCGCGCACCAAGATCATCGAATATGCGAGCTACACCTGCCCGCATTGCGCGATGTTCGAGGCGGAGGGCGCGCCTGTCATCAAGGCGAACTATGTCCGCCGCGGCCTGGCGAGCTTCGAGCTACGCAACCTGATCCGCGATCCGGTGGACCTGACCGCCGCGCTGCTGGCGCGCTGCGGCCCGACATCGCGCTTCTTCGCCAATCATGAGCTGATCATGCGCAACCAGCCGGTCTGGCTGTCCGCCGCGCAGACATCCACCCCCGGAACCCGCAAAAGCTGGTTTGAAGGCAGCTATGGCGAACGCATGGGCGAGATCGCCAAAGACACCGGGCTCTACAAGCTGATGCTCTCGAACGGTTATACAGCGGCGCAGCTCAACAGTTGCCTGTCCGACGAAGCAGCGCAAAAAACCGTCGCGGCGATGACGGAGGACGCCCAGAAACAGGGCGTGAAGGGTACGCCGAGCTTCATGCTGAACGGCAAGCTGCTCGACGGGGTCTATAGCTGGCAGGCGCTGAAGCCGCTATTGCCCGCATCCTGA
- a CDS encoding DUF721 domain-containing protein, with the protein MVEQGANTDKPKKAAAKKKGGPRSYTRPRGGEAKAISDLMPEIGRAAFRRYGFVQSSVVTRWPEIVGERYAEVSAPQAIRFPSGKRSGGTLELTVSGAHATLMQHVAPEIIERVNRFFGYGAVDKLKFIHGVIEPPKDKPAKRDAGPPTLKPVPMELGEGLRDIADPELAAVLESLARQMADKE; encoded by the coding sequence ATGGTTGAACAGGGCGCGAACACCGACAAGCCGAAAAAGGCTGCCGCGAAGAAAAAGGGCGGTCCGCGCAGCTATACGCGTCCGCGCGGCGGCGAGGCGAAGGCGATCAGCGATCTGATGCCTGAAATCGGCCGCGCCGCCTTCCGCCGCTACGGTTTCGTGCAAAGCTCGGTCGTCACCCGCTGGCCGGAGATTGTGGGCGAGCGCTATGCCGAAGTCAGCGCCCCGCAGGCGATCCGCTTCCCCTCCGGCAAGCGGTCTGGCGGCACGCTGGAACTTACGGTGTCGGGCGCCCATGCCACGCTGATGCAGCATGTCGCGCCGGAGATTATCGAGCGGGTGAACCGGTTTTTCGGTTATGGCGCAGTCGACAAGCTGAAGTTCATCCACGGCGTCATAGAGCCGCCCAAGGACAAGCCGGCGAAACGGGACGCCGGCCCGCCCACGCTGAAGCCCGTGCCGATGGAACTCGGCGAGGGGCTGCGCGATATTGCCGATCCCGAACTGGCCGCCGTGCTCGAATCGCTGGCACGGCAGATGGCCGACAAGGAATAG
- a CDS encoding A/G-specific adenine glycosylase, which yields MPVTRKDAALSERLLAHYDRHRRTLPWRALPGEAANPYAVWLSEVMLQQTTVAAVAPRFARFLERWPTLEALAAADEADVMAEWAGFGYYSRARNLIACAREVTERHGGVLPCEEAALRKLPGIGDYTAAAIAAIAFGRRAVVVDANVERVVSRLFAIDEPLPGAKKAIRAATDLITPDARAGDFAQGLMDLGSSICTVRAPQCLICPLRQDCAAHAGGNPERYPVKAAKKAKPERRGTVYWIERDGKVALVTRPPKGMLGGMRALPDDGWRAGADGNGVPPVEAEWRIARGVVRHGFTHFTIILDLALCCDAPADMLEADWWPVTELADAGLPTLFAKAARAFGEMRDDAA from the coding sequence ATGCCCGTCACCCGGAAAGATGCCGCGCTCTCCGAGCGCCTGCTGGCCCATTATGATCGCCACCGCCGCACGCTGCCCTGGCGCGCGCTGCCGGGGGAGGCGGCGAACCCCTATGCCGTCTGGCTGTCGGAAGTAATGCTGCAGCAGACCACGGTGGCCGCCGTCGCGCCGCGTTTCGCCCGCTTTCTGGAACGTTGGCCCACGCTGGAGGCGCTAGCCGCTGCGGACGAAGCCGATGTGATGGCCGAATGGGCGGGCTTCGGCTATTATTCGCGGGCGCGAAATCTGATTGCCTGCGCGCGTGAGGTGACCGAGCGGCATGGCGGCGTTCTGCCGTGCGAGGAAGCCGCGCTGCGCAAGCTGCCGGGGATCGGCGATTATACCGCCGCCGCCATCGCGGCGATCGCTTTCGGCCGGCGCGCGGTGGTGGTGGATGCCAATGTCGAGCGGGTGGTGTCCCGTCTGTTCGCGATCGATGAGCCGCTTCCGGGGGCGAAGAAGGCGATTCGCGCAGCCACCGATTTGATCACGCCGGACGCGCGGGCGGGGGATTTCGCGCAAGGCTTGATGGACCTCGGCTCCTCGATCTGCACCGTCCGCGCGCCGCAATGCCTGATCTGTCCGCTGCGTCAGGATTGCGCGGCCCATGCCGGCGGCAATCCGGAACGCTATCCGGTAAAGGCGGCGAAGAAAGCGAAGCCCGAACGGCGCGGTACGGTCTATTGGATCGAGCGAGACGGCAAGGTCGCGCTGGTAACGCGCCCGCCCAAGGGCATGCTCGGTGGCATGCGCGCGCTGCCGGATGATGGCTGGCGTGCCGGGGCGGACGGTAACGGCGTGCCTCCGGTCGAAGCCGAATGGCGCATCGCCCGCGGCGTCGTTCGGCATGGCTTCACGCATTTCACGATCATTCTCGATTTGGCGCTTTGCTGCGACGCGCCAGCCGATATGCTGGAGGCCGATTGGTGGCCGGTGACGGAGCTGGCCGATGCGGGACTGCCGACGTTGTTTGCCAAGGCCGCCCGCGCATTCGGGGAGATGAGAGACGATGCGGCATGA